The window ATTCAATAATATCACCAGTTTGTGGCCTGACTTTCACTACTATCAGCGAACGAACATCAGAAGTCTCAAGCGCAATCACCGCTGAAAGCACCAGTAGTACTCCAAACAACTTCAATGTCCAGATGAAACTCCCTTCTGCAATAGCTCCAAAGGCCCCAGGAAAAACGAAATTCCCAATCAATGTTATAGGAATCCCCAAAACTACAGAGATGGCACTCAGTGAGTTAACAACAGCCATTCTTCCCATTCCGAGAGCTCTTACATACATAACAACGGATAAGAAAATGGTTACTGACGAGCCGATTATGACATAGATGAAAGAATCTAGTGAGTAGAGAATGGCTTCCCAGTTTGTTTGTATGAGGGATGGAATCATAGCGAGGCTCATTGATGCATTGAGGAAGAGCAGAGTCCAAAGTCGTAAGTTCAATGAATCGAATCGTCGCCCTTTGTCGTTTTTATACCGTTTGGCCTTTCGCATGCAGTAAGTATATCCAGCCGATGCAAGATTCATTGGTCCTATGACGATGATTAAGGCCCACAAATTGAAGCCCGAAGGTTGAACACCAACAAGAATGGCACCAAAGAGAACTGATAGAATGCACTGAATTTCGATGGCCGTTGGGGTGTCTTTCTCAGCCAATAAATCGCCAACTAGAAGGTAGATGATAGTAAGCTGGCCATAGGGGAGAATCGCCGATGCGTCGGTAGTAGATACAAGCGTATAGTAGAAGAACGTTGAAACACCAGCAAGAATACCGCCAAGAATTATGTACTTCGTTGGTTCCTTTGGTGGGAGTGATATTCTACGAAAATCGGGATCGAGATTCGAGCCAAGGGATTCTCGTTGATTCCGGGACTTCCATCGGATACTCAGGATAGCTACAAGAATAGTCGTGATAATCCAGCTAATCCACTGTGACAAGAACCCGTAGGCTATCGGATTTGAGATTAGTACGTTTATAGCAAAAACATCGAACGATACAGAAAATGCCCGCATAAGCCCTGAACCAATGGCAAGAGCGTATAGCAATGTGATGGCAGAACGGTGGCCAACATTTCTTGGAGGTGTAGGCAGCTTCAACCCCCTACCTCCAAACGAAATGGCTCAATCTAGTCCTTTCAATCCTTGTCGTTATCGCTCGCCCGTTGTGCCAGGATGAATTCATCGAA of the Candidatus Thorarchaeota archaeon genome contains:
- a CDS encoding Lrp/AsnC ligand binding domain-containing protein, whose translation is MKLPTPPRNVGHRSAITLLYALAIGSGLMRAFSVSFDVFAINVLISNPIAYGFLSQWISWIITTILVAILSIRWKSRNQRESLGSNLDPDFRRISLPPKEPTKYIILGGILAGVSTFFYYTLVSTTDASAILPYGQLTIIYLLVGDLLAEKDTPTAIEIQCILSVLFGAILVGVQPSGFNLWALIIVIGPMNLASAGYTYCMRKAKRYKNDKGRRFDSLNLRLWTLLFLNASMSLAMIPSLIQTNWEAILYSLDSFIYVIIGSSVTIFLSVVMYVRALGMGRMAVVNSLSAISVVLGIPITLIGNFVFPGAFGAIAEGSFIWTLKLFGVLLVLSAVIALETSDVRSLIVVKVRPQTGDIIESLWAINGVESVSALAGKHDYLLAVRTRNLGKTRTKILKRVQGITGIDEIETLVVLKEFGRL